In the genome of Arachis stenosperma cultivar V10309 chromosome 6, arast.V10309.gnm1.PFL2, whole genome shotgun sequence, the window AGCCTCGTCAGCTTGATCTTCGTCTACACCCGGTTCAACGACCACGTAGTTACTTTCGAACTCTTCTTCACTATCACTGTTGTAATCCTCCAATTCAATATCTCGGTCCGCTGCAGATTGCTCAAACTCGATATACAGTTCGATTAACGATATTCGCGATCGACTTTCGAGATACACTGAAAACATTTCTTGCATGCTCGCTTCGTCTGTCATGTATTTCGTTTGAAATTGCACGAACCCACCAAAGACAGATATAGGATATCTGTACAGAATACACGATACTATCCTTGTTGTTTGAGAATCTATCTTCTCACAAATGATACCTTTTAATTCTTCAAATGACAGTGTGAAtggaataataatatctaaCGGATTGTCACACACAAATTTCACTCCTTCTGATGTTTGTAATAAAATTTGACCATGATAATACACTTTTAATCTTACTCTATCATCCATGATAATAGAGAAGAGATctacaaaaaaaagaagaaaaaaagatctacagaaaaaaaatttggagaGTTGAAGCagcgaagaagaagaatgaaatggaCTGCTGAGctagagtatatatatatatatatatatatgacactcaaatcggaccgtccgaccGCATGCATGTTCATTCGATATTTTTAGAACaaacaaatcggacggtccgattaaTAAACAGCCCGCCAAAAATTTTTTGAACCCAGAAATCGGTAAGTCCGATTTGGgttattttttgaattcatCCCTTAAATCGCATGGTCCGACTTTCGTGCACGAAGCCACACTTCCCACAAAttggacggtccgatttgtgtcTCCTCACCCTGCTAAAAATTGGACCGTCCGATTTCCGTCCATCAACTAAACGCCGTCACACTCTTGTTAAACACCTATAAACTCCATAAACCAGCATTACACCAAACTAACCATCATATGCAAAAAATTTAGCCGTAAATGTTTTACATCGTCAAAGGTTAGTGAAAATTTACATCATGTATGTCAGATGTCATGCAGTGTTAGATGGATAAGTCTTTTAGTAATTAAATCTAATAAGATTGATTTAATTAATGGTCTAACAAAAATTACTCACACAAAAGATGCACATGAATCACATATTTTAGTGATGAATCACTTCTTCACTTGAACTACTATTGTCACTATTAGTATAATAGTTAGAATTTTAGTTTATCTCTTAAAATCTTttgatattataattttaaatgagttaattaattctataaaatttatattagattgataattttataatttaaattttttataattttatattttatgtatttaattcactttttttgtttttatataaaacttttattttctctatCTTAACTACTACTAGTTacgtttatttatttatttatttttcttctttatttcttcaattttattttttaaaaaaaaaaaacaaaagcatctaaacaaaaagaagaggaagaaaaatatgaaaaaaaataactaataagaagaatgaaaaaaaagaggagaaaagaaaggcgcaaaatttttatattttcgtttacaaattttttttgtttttcttttaaaatttatgtgttCATCGTTAAAGAggagaaacaaaaataaatgaaacaaCAACATAAAATCTATCTGTgttttctttcaaaatttttggtgtttccTTAAAAAATTTacgtattttttttaaatgtttattataaaaaattgacctaaaattaaaaataataaaaatgcaGAAATTTCAATATTAAAAAACACACAAATATGTATAAAGCTGAACAAAGAAATTCGTAAAGCTCAATATAGAATAGTTTTATAgataaagtaaaaaatttaaaaattttaaactacaaaatatataaattttccctatatttcttctatttttgtttgtctgctatatttgtctttttctttgttgcgctgatttgatttttttttcttgctttttttatttttgtttttttcttttgaggaggagaaataagaaaagtagaaaaagaaaatagaggaaagaaaaaaaaagaaaacacagggaaaaaaatatatacagaggaagaagaatgagaaaaaaaaaagaaaaaagaaccaaaaaagcaaaaagtgaacaagaataagaagaagaaaaaagatgCAGGGCACTTATGcgacaaaaattaaaaacttttaaagGTGTTTAGTTGAATTTAGTTAGATAATTAATTTGATCACACTACATTTTCGTATTTTTAATGTAAAACTAAAGAAACTTTTATAtttcaattatatatttaatgaaTAGAAAAATTTATAcagaattaatttaaattaattaataaattcattaaataaaaattgaattataTTAAAGATTATATTAATGGTTATAAATATTTCAACTAAATATTGTATAGTATAAAAATGAATGACTAAATTGACAAAAGTgagtttattattttataatttaatgaTATTATACATaactataaaatattaaaatatatgataaaattaaaatttaaattaaatttccatttattaaaatattctttttatttatgataaagtattatttttattttaaatatttagataaatattaatattatttcaaatattttttgttttatttatatctacaatttttaaattaattcaataTTATTTCGGTTTTAATTATTCTGTAAAAAAAGATACTAAAAGAGGATGTATATCTTCTTaaattctgtttttatttttattacttttacAATTTAGTAGAGAAAAATTCGGTCTTTTATATATAACAgtatattttgaatattttgtgAGTTAATTTTCTGTTCTTAagtttattatattaattattttttatatttatttatgagaACTGTTATATATACAAGTTTTTTTGGCATATAAATTATACAAGTCACTTACATAATGCACATCGTAAAATCACGTTGTTTCTCTTTGTATCTCGcgtttctcctcctcctcctcttcctccaacttcttctcttttttctttgtgtttctcctcttttttcttcgtgtatttcatcttcatcatcatttttttattacggttgttgttgctgcatttttttcctcctcatatttctattgattttgcaacattatatatttttttcttctttgttcgATGTTTTCCTTCcaagaagaattatgagaatatgaaataagaaaatgaataagaaaaagaagtagaagatgaggaggacgaagaggaagagttttgaattatgcagaacttatcaatacacatacataaaaaattcttaaacaatacactcGAATATCTTcatgttacacccaaatttactataaatacagaaaaatatttcctctaatgctgcatttttttcttcttctttttttttcttatttctttctttcttttagttgaatgaatgcaagttcatcctcttccaagtaattttgtagcattatatgtttcttcttcttctttatttaatttttttgtttttattcttgttaaaagagtaaaacaagaagaaacttgagaaggtaaataaaaaaaagatgaataagaaaaaagaagaagaagaagatggtgataataatgatgaaaaaaagaagaagcagcagaaaataaggaggaggaaaaagaagagttttgaattatgcagaacttatcagcacATGTACactgaaaattttttaaacaatacaCTCCAACATCTTTGTGTTACACcaaaatatcttcgtgttacatccaaatttgttgcaaatacagaaaaatattccctttaatgctgcatttttttcttcttttttttttttatttttttcttttttttagttgaatgaatgtaagttcatcctctttcaagtaattttaccactatgtgtttcttcttcttctttgtttaatttttttatttttattcttgttaaaagagtaaaataagaagaaacttgagaagataaaacaaaaaaaagatgaataagaaaaaagaaagatgatgatgattatgatgaaaaaaaagaagaagcagcagcagaagatgaggaggagggagaagaagagttttgaattatgtagaTTTTATCAGTACACATACACCAAAAtttcttaaacaatacactcaaatatcttcgtgttacacccaaatatcttcgtgttactcCTAAATTTattgcaaatacagaaaaatgtTTCTTCTAATGCAAAATttttacattacattcaattcaaaccatcaaCAATGAAACATTATTTACCTATAGAATcataaattactaaaaaaaattactagaaTTGAACCACACCTCAGccacttgattggattcaaaataataatcaatttcaatctggttcaattgacaatctaaacttgaattattcattatcttcaacaacgagataactgatgatggaggagaaggaagaaaagaaaggaagagaagaaattttaatacaaaaaagaaggaggaggaggaggaggtggtgtTGCTGACGATGATaacaaaagagaagaagaagaagaagaacgtgcagcagTGACACGAAAAATGTAAACCCCgctaaattagtaaataaatagtcaataaattaaattttaataaaaaaattagaattgtAAATCTTATGttaaaataggatagagctctttaaaacgagaattttgacactaatttcgaaAAATTTGGCCCAAGATTGGGTCGGACGGAccgaaccggttgaaccagGCCCAAACTAGGCTCATGAGCCCAACCAGACCCATCACTTAAATGAGCAGAAGCCCATTCCCTTCCCCATTCAGCAAAGGAACACGCTAAACAGCCAAGGGAGTGGAGAGCTTCCAAACCCTCACCGCCAACTTAATCCACCATAACTTCCTCATtcgagctccgatcgccgcaccatTTGTGGCCACGCGTCCACCGCATCGAGCTCTACGATTCTATATGATCAATTTCATAGGTAAGCTTCAATCTCACCCAGCCTCTCAATCCCTCAATTTTTGAAACTAAAGGGAACCCATGTTGAAATTTTGCTTGATTTGGTGCTCTAGGTTCAATTTAGCTTGTGGAGCTTGACGGATTTAGTTCGTTTAGTCCGTGGGCACGGTGAGAGTCCTAAACCCTAGTTATTTCTTGTTTGGATTATGTTTGTTATTGAATTGTTGggtatatgtatgtatatatatgtgttaggtgtatgaatgcatgatatgGAGACCTTGGAATCATTGGAAGCTTAATTTGAGAGTTTGGTGGAGTTAGAATTGAATCTCAGTGATTGAAGCATTTCCCTTTTTGCCTTGTTGATTGCCTTGGTTAATACGttgaaatcggccaaggtatggtttaggttttgcgtgtataatatataatgttgtGTGAAATCTTAGACTAGAGAACCAAAGGATAAGTTGGAATAATGATTATGTGTATTGAATGATTAGTGATAAGGATATATTTTGAGCATGTATGGTTTTCACTTGATGTTGTTGATATTggaatgatgaatgatgatgtgATGATGTTGAAAGACTTGTGATTTTGGCAATATGTACATATAGGTTGGTATGTTGATGTTTGTTGATAAACTTATAAAATTTAGGTTGAAGTGAGATGTTATTGAATTGAGAAATGGTAGGATTGTAGAGATTATTGTGATATTGTCAAAAGTGTATTATATTGATGATTATAGGTTTGATAATTTGGGTTGGAAAGagatttaaaaagaaaatgaggttttgaggtttttttttgtaaaatttggTTTTTGGCTGAACTTTGGCAACCATAACTTGGCTTCCAGACCTccaaataattttaaacttgTTTTTTATGAAAACTGGGTTCGAGAAGTTTATACCATTTGAAGAACAGaggaaaaatgatttaaaacgaaaaagttatgcgcGTCAGAAGTTTAGGATTAGAAAATGGCAAACCTGCAGATTTCAGACTTggtaaaaatttttggaaaaatgtCCCATGTGTACGCGTGACATGACACTTTCGCGTATGCATAACCCTCATTCGCGGATGGTAGCTACTGCCTGGCGCTAATGCGTACGCGTAATCATGGGATGCATGTGCGTCTTGGCCTAAACGcatacccacgcgtacgcgttgcccACGTGCATGCGTGGCTTTGTTTTCTGCAAAAACTAgattttgagtttttaaaatGAATTTCAAACTTATAAACCTCTATTTTCCTATGGTTAGTTCTAAACTTGGTTAGGAAGCTTAGTAATGAGATGGAGTTAGTAAATTAAGGTAACTTGAGGGTGAAGTAATCGTTAAAAatgatgaaatcatgtaaaaaaGAGACGCATGCATGAATGATTGAAGATGTTAAGGCTTGAATAATTGATTTCTATAATTACTATGAAATGTATGAGGCTTACACATTTAAATTATCTAAGATACAGATTTTTTTGGTACCATGGCTTGCCACCATGTGTTACAGGTTGAGACCCAATACTCTGTTGACCTTGTAACGTAAGATGTGACTAGGCACTCTAAATTCTGGGAAGGTtgacccccattgagcaatttATAAcatgagaaaaagctatgcatagactcttgagGATCCGCGTCGGGGGACAGTCCAAAGGTTAGCAAaccggacttgtcgggttggcttaataaccgacagatgagactcatcagccataggacaggcatgcaccATATTCATATTATCTGATTTACTTGTTGTGTATTAACTGAGTATGCCTAAATGTATATGCTATACTAATTGTATAATTGATATCTGCGGTACTTGTACCCTTCTTGTGTTTGATTTTATCTATTTAACTGTGTGTGGTATACCATTGGAGATGGAAGTACGGAGGAAAGGTGAAAGAAAATAGGTTTAAGGTTAAGTTATGTTAGGCTTGGATACCTCTAGAAAGTCACCCCCTTTATGGtttctgtttaatactttaaggcTTTTTAATCTGAGTatcggcgttctaggattgcctctagcATTttcaggaccttatatattatatgcGTGGCACCTTTACCTTGCTgtgaacctctggttctcaccccatATTGTGTTGTTATTTTCAGATGCAGATCGAGAGGTtcctcgctaggcgtctggaCTTCTGAAGCGGAGTAATCTTTGGGTTTATTTTGATATACAgctttatatatatgtacttagctttctctccaaGAAACTTGTTTATTTTGTCCCTCCTAAAGGGTTGAGGAGAGTTAAGTTTTCAGTTATGTATTTTGGGTTTTtgggatatgtatatatatatatatgcaaataTTCTCTGGCCAGACTTAGCTTTgtaggctgagttaggagcttgttattttgtactTTTGACCCTCTATTCCCATTTTCTACTTATTACACCTATAATCTCTaggtttcttagcacgcaagtaaTCTCGTTTTCTGAgcatttcaatttttattttgcgattttgtTTTACCTGTTTTTCAAGACTCCTAGTTTATTACATTATTTCTGCtattatatgtatgtattttattttagaggccGTAGCACCTCGCCACCTTTATTTTACATCCTAGgtgtaaagctctgtgtggtagggtgttacattatgatatcagagcagttcgttcctatagagcctgagggacggactgactatgcttctgtgcattctctgtgtatgtgtttatgtgctattaggatatctaactgatatatgtggcataaatgttcatgagcatgcatttggaactTAAAGCACTAGATTTGCAATATTGAGattgatcaacttgatatcacttgtttggtgtgtatagggacCAGATGTCGACTCGTAGACGCGGTCGCGGGCGAGGTAGAGGCAGATTAGGAAATGTTACTCCTGAAGCGACAGGGAGTAATCCTATCCCTGTAGACTTTATGGCTGCCCTGGGGAACATGGCTGCGGCTATGCAAGCGATAGCTAAAGCTCTGGGAAACCAGATAAACAATGGAAACCATTGGAAAAACAATGAAGATGGCCCTATGACGCTTCCCACATTCCTGAAGGTTCACCCTCCGACCTTCCGGGGAACCTCAAACCCCACTGAGGCCGATAACTTGATCCAAGCAATGGAACGAGCGCTACAGGCTCAACAGGTTCCTAAAGAGCAGTGGGTTGAGTTTGAAACTTATCAGCTACAAGGTGAGGCTCAGCATTGGTGGCAGGGCACGCGGCATATTCTGCAGCCTGATGGGGTTGTAATTTCTTGGGAATTGTTCCGAatagagttctataagaagtattTTCCCAATTCAGTCAAAAATGCCAAAGAACTTGAATTGATGAAATTGAAGCAAGGGAAAATGACTATTATTGAGTATACCAATAAGTTTGAGGAATTATGCCAATTCTCTCGCATCTGTCAAGGTACTCCAGAGGATTTTGCTGAGTGGAAGTGCATCAAGTATGAGGGAGGTCTCCAAAGTGATATTTTGAGCTCTGTTGTACCAACAGAGATCAGAGTGTTCTCTGAACTTGTAAACAAGAGTAGGGTGGCTGAAGAATATGTGAGGAAGGCGGCAGCAAAGAAAGGAAGTATGAAAATGCCTTTTCAGATGAATCAAGGGAAAAACTTTGCACCGAGGGGCAGGGATTTCAAACGTGGAGGCTTTGTCCCTCAAAATAATCAGGGGCAAGACAACTTTAGGAGGCCGACTCACAATACTAATCAAGGAAGAAGATTTTGGAAACAACCACAGCAGGACTTGAATTGTCAAAGGTGCGGGAAGCATCATCCAGGAATTCCATACAGATTGGGTATGGAAGTGTGCTATTTCTGCGGGCAACCTGGGCACCTGGCTTGGAGCTGCCCAGAAAAGAAGAAATATGAGACTGACAGGGTGCAGTAGCCAGGGAGAGTATATACTACTTCTGCAGCAGGCGCTGAGGGGTCAGAGACACTGATTAGAGGTAACTGTGAGATAGCCGGTAAAGTTTTAAGTGCATTGTTTGATTCTAGAGcgacacattcattcattgcatttgaaaAGGCtgatgagttaggattgaaaaTAGTGGTCTTGGGTTATAATTTAAAGGTGTATAATGGTACCCATGAAGCTATGGTGACTAGGTTAGGATGTCCACAAGTTCCATTTCGAGTACAACAATGTGAATTTGTGCAGGATCTGATTTGCCTGCCGATGACTGGTCTTGATCTCATCTTGGGATTAGATTGGTTgtctaagaaccatgtcctgtTTGATTGTTCTGAGAAATCGATATGCTTTATGCCGAAAAGGTCAGAAGCGCCTGTCGTGGTGAATCACTATTATTTgaactcgatgatggtgaaTTGTTCTGGGGATGAATGTCAGGGTATTATGCTGCTAACCACGAAaatttcgggtgatgatcaaagctTAGACAAATTCCGGTTGTTTGTGAGTTCCCAAGGTGTTTCCAGACGATCTTGACAaatttccacctaaccgagaggttgaatTCGCTCTTGAGTTGGTACTTGGAGCCGGTCCAATCTCTCAaatgctccttataggatgtcatcTCTAGAAATACCTGAGCTGAAGGCTCAACTAGAAGATTTGTTGGGTAAACACTTTATTCGGCCGAGTGTTTCTCCGTGAGGAGTGCCCGTGCTACTGGTAAAGAAGAAATACGGAAGTATGTGCTTGTGTGTTAATTATCGACAGCTGAATAGGATTACTGTAAAGAATAAATATCCGTTGCCAAGAATTGACGACCTAATGGACCAGTTACAAGGAGTCGGTGTTTTCTCTAAGATTGATCTGCGATCCGGATACCACCAGATAAGAGTCAGAGATGAGGATATTCCCAAAACTGCTTTTAGGACGCGCTACGGTCATTATGAATACACGGTGATGTCTTTCGGATTGACTAATGCTCCGGCgatattcatggattacatgaatagaatTTTCCATCCGTATCTGGATAAGTTTGTTGTCGTGTTCATCGATGACATTCTTATTTACTTTAAGACAGAAGATGAGCATGCAGGTCACTTACGGACTGTGCTGCAAATCTTGAAAGATAGGAAGTTGTATGCTAAGCTATCTAAGTGTGAGTTCTGGAAAATTGAAGTGAAGTTTCTTGGCCACGTGGTGAGCAAGTAGGGGATAGCAGTTGATCCTGCTAAGGTTGAAGCAGTGATGAATTGGGAGCGACCAACTTCAGTGACGGAGATTAGGAGTTTCCTAGGTTTGGCGGGTTATTATCGGAGATTCATTAAGGGATTTTCACAGCTCGCCTTACCTTTAACCAAGCTGACTAGGAAGGATGTACCTTTACTTTGGACTCCTAAGTGTGAGGAGAGTTTTCTTGCATTGAAGCAGAGATTGACTACCGCACCCGTGTTAGTGTTGCCTGAGCCGAGTGAACTGTTCAAAGTGTACTGCGATGCATCACTGAAGGGTTTAGgatgcgtgctgatgcagcaccgTAAGGTCGTGGCATATGCCTCACGATAGTTAAGGCCGCATGAGATGAACTATCTGAATTACGACTTAGAACTTGCTACTGTAGTGTTTGCTTTGATGATTTGGAGACACTATCTCCACGGCGTTAAGTTTCaagttttctcagatcacaAGAGCTTAAAGTACCTCTTTGAGCAAAAAGAGTTAAATATGCgtcagaggaggtggatggagctTTTGAAAGATTATGATTTCGAGTTAAACTACCATCCTGGAAAGGTGAATGTTATTGTAGATACCTTGAGTCAGAAGTCTCTATGCGCTGCTTGGATGATGCTGCGTGAGGAAGAGTTATTAAAAGCATTCCAAGGATTGAAACTAGGAGTCAGAGAAGAGTTTGGGACTCTGTGCTTAAGTCAATTAGAGATTTCAAGTGATTTCAAAGCTGAACTCTTAAAGGCTCATCAGAATGACAAAGAATT includes:
- the LOC130933890 gene encoding uncharacterized protein LOC130933890; the encoded protein is MSTRRRGRGRGRGRLGNVTPEATGSNPIPVDFMAALGNMAAAMQAIAKALGNQINNGNHWKNNEDGPMTLPTFLKVHPPTFRGTSNPTEADNLIQAMERALQAQQVPKEQWVEFETYQLQGEAQHWWQGTRHILQPDGVVISWELFRIEFYKKYFPNSVKNAKELELMKLKQGKMTIIEYTNKFEELCQFSRICQGTPEDFAEWKCIKYEGGLQSDILSSVVPTEIRVFSELVNKSRVAEEYVRKAAAKKGSMKMPFQMNQGKNFAPRGRDFKRGGFVPQNNQGQDNFRRPTHNTNQGRRFWKQPQQDLNCQRCGKHHPGIPYRLGMEVCYFCGQPGHLAWSCPEKKKYETDRVQ